The Oncorhynchus nerka isolate Pitt River linkage group LG24, Oner_Uvic_2.0, whole genome shotgun sequence genome has a window encoding:
- the LOC115108218 gene encoding tumor necrosis factor alpha-induced protein 8-like protein 1 has product MDSFSTKSLALQAQKKLMSKMATKSVANLFIDDTSSEVLDELYRVTKEYTRNRKEAQKIIKNLIKMVVKLGVLYRNNQFSGEELVLVEGFRKKVHTLAMTAVSFHQIEFTFDRRVMSAILNECRELLHQAINRHLTAKSHSRVNHVFNQFADCDFLAALYGPSEVYRNHLQRICDGVNKMLDEGNL; this is encoded by the exons ATGGACTCCTTCAGTACTAAGAGCCTGGCCCTTCAGGCCCAGAAGAAGCTGATGAGCAAGATGGCCACCAAGAGCGTGGCCAACCTGTTCATTGATGACACCAGCAGCGAGGTGCTGGACGAGCTCTACCGAGTCACCAAGGAGTACACACGCAACCGCAAGGAGGCCCAGAAGATCATCAAGAACCTCATCAAGATGGTGGTGAAGCTGGGTGTCCTCTACCGCAACAACCAATTCAGCGGGGAGGAACTGGTGCTGGTCGAGGGCTTCAG GAAGAAGGTCCACACACTGGCCATGACAGCTGTCAGCTTCCACCAGATCGAGTTCACATTCGACCGGCGTGTGATGAGCGCCATCCTGAATGAGTGCCGTGAGCTGCTGCACCAGGCCATCAACCGCCACCTAACAGCCAAGAGCCACTCGCGGGTCAACCACGTGTTCAACCAATTCGCAGACTGTGACTTCCTGGCAGCTCTCTACGGCCCCTCTGAGGTGTACCGCAACCACCTGCAGAGGATTTGCGATGGTGTCAATAAGATGCTGGACGAGGGCAACCTTTAA
- the LOC115108219 gene encoding uncharacterized protein LOC115108219, whose protein sequence is MARAGSWRKSSFFKESSSVTACWTASIMFSDSRVPGEHRGFQHSNPHLNLWLHNGLRAHHSEMGLNGQCGRADANLTYPNRVKKVGFTSQEVMNNIHGKERTGPHLNELCLEARRLRFGLWEHRVQPDLRSQEGSPSRWSHGQSPAPGLRHRASVRDYYTECSFVGNACQSLLHPSVRKYVKAPALAQPTQFKGQDGCKVPVCLEDQLWGYSRQTCQRDLHTSSWVDSATATQGLPRHQSLSSTLRSNKKNVRNSQRDLTRPVSGPETKLHQQDLTRPVEGYNGPSSLHVIFSTEVPQRDMRGPTLRPQQSLSKPCPALEDIQTRPPRGDQGSRSGSGLTGSKKHQKVVRDQIRRVVENLEEVLGGLKDIHQEMKEVVQQIELLTSSIDLSEEASPSLPGDSSSSGVAKGSSHQRLRGEEARQGEAALSSPIRTNSLQPHNPASSLVCLPHQPALSPHRSSPVRPPTPALSPLSTNPPHPNTAAPSVKSQHYPHNPASSPKKSSLHYPLNPTLFHNLGLSPKKSSPPHPSALGLSVTIANQAGPPIVEPLPVRPPRDPETRVEGLRPTSAKSLGLTQGQMAPHGPGRVPGTRGRKPPPYPHNGHFDRVSKGKDPRKAPPYTVKRRLLSTTV, encoded by the exons ATGGCAAGGGCGGGAAGCTGGAGGAAAAGCTCATTCTTTAAGGAGTCTTCCTCTGTGACTGCTTGCTGGACTGCTTCTATCATGTTCTCAGACTCCAGAGTGCCTGGGGAGCACAGAGGCTTTCAACACAGCAACCCTCATCTCAACCTCTGGCTTCACAATGGACTCAGGGCCCACCACAGTGAAATGGGACTCAATGGGCAGTGCGGGCGGGCTGACGCCAACCTTACCTATCCCAACAGAGTCAAGAAGGTAGGCTTTACATCACAAGAGGTGATGAACAACATACATGGGAAGGAAAGGACGGGTCCCCATTTGAATGAACTGTGCCTGGAGGCTAGGAGGCTGCGCTTCGGCTTGTGGGAGCATCGTGTGCAGCCAGATTTGAGAAGCCAAGAGGGCAGCCCTTCCAGGTGGAGCCATGGCCAGTCTCCAGCACCAGGCCTGAGACACAGGGCGTCTGTCAGGGACTACTACACAGAATGCTCCTTTGTTGGGAATGCCTGCCAGTCTTTACTACACCCTTCAGTCAGGAAGTACGTGAAGGCCCCCGCCCTCGCTCAGCCAACACAGTTCAAAGGTCAAGACGGCTGTAAAGTGCCTGTTTGTTTGGAGGACCAGCTTTGGGGCTATTCCAGACAGACTTGTCAGAGAGACCTTCATACATCCAGCTGGGTGGATTCAGCTACAGCCACACAGGGCTTACCAAGACACCAGAGTTTAAGTTCCACCTTGAGATCCAACAAAAAGAATGTCCGAAACAGTCAGAGAGACTTGACTAGACCAGTAAGCGGACCAGAGACCAAACTACACCAGCAAGACTTGACAAGACCTGTGGAGGGTTACAATGGACCCAGCTCTCTGCATGTCATCTTCTCCACAGAGGTTCCTCAGAGAGATATGAGAGGTCCCACTCTCAGACCCCAGCAGAGTCTCAGTAAGCCATGTCCCGCCTTAGAAGACATCCAAACCAGGCCCCCCAGAGGTGACCAGGGCTCCAGGAGTGGGTCAGGCCTGACTGGGTCAAAGAAGCACCAGAAGGTTGTCCGGGATCAGATCCGGAGAGTGGTGGAGAACTTGGAGGAGGTTCTAGGAGGCCTGAAGGACATCCATCAGGAGATGAAGGAG GTGGTGCAGCAGATTGAGCTGCTGACCTCGTCCATTGACCTGAGTGAAGAGGCCAGCCCCAGCCTGCCCGGCGACAGCAGCTCCAGTGGAGTGGCGAAGGGCAGCAGCCACCAGAGGCTCAGGGGTGAGGAGGCCAGGCAGGGGGAGGCAGCTCTGTCTTCCCCCATCAGGACTAACTCACTCCAACCTCACAACCCTGCCTCCAGCCTGGTCTGCCTCCCCCACCAACCTGCTCTCAGTCCTCATAGGAGTAGCCCTGTTCGCCCTCCCACCCCTGCTCTTTCCCCCCTCAGTACCAACCCACCTCACCCCAACACCGCTGCTCCCTCAGTCAAGAGTCAGCATTACCCACACAACCCTGCTTCTTCCCCCAAAAAGAGCAGTCTACATTACCCCCTTAACCCTACTCTCTTTCACAACCTTGGGCTTTCCCCAAAAAAAAGTAGTCCCCCTCACCCATCTGCCCTTGGTCTTTCTGTCACCATAGCGAACCAAGCGGGGCCACCCATTGTGGAGCCTCTCCCTGTCAGACCACCCAGAGACCCTGAGACCAGGGTGGAGGGGCTGAGGCCAACATCTGCTAAATCACTGGGGCTGACCCAGGGCCAGATGGCCCCTCACGGCCCAGGAAGAGTTCCAGGGACCAGGGGCCGCAAGCCTCCTCCTTACCCGCACAATGGACACTTTGATCGGGTGAGTAAAGGAAAGGATCCCAGGAAGGCTCCCCCATACACTGTGAAAAGAAGACTGCTCTCGACAACGGTGTGA